Proteins from a single region of Halalkalibaculum roseum:
- a CDS encoding polysaccharide pyruvyl transferase family protein, translating to MDKEEKTYRVGVFGHYGNNNLGDEAIITSVIQNIRERFCKIEVVGFSLKPCNTQDRHNIQSFPIRFDSSNYFKSEKSGNVKPKSPNNSNIFSNLRSLIKNILPENIKKSPVIFGFLYLLGNIGSEIRFLRNAREQLKNLDALIICGSHQCVDTRGGPWGHPYTLFKWIFLAKSTDAKVLIMSIGGGPILHTLSFWMLKKALIRANYLSYRDVGSKKLIEEYINGPEGPVYPDLAHGLKTKPDDTLRSDKQKTVAINLMPVYDSRYYPISNPEKYGNYLDQIAKFIDKVIEQGFRVYLYNNHTSDLLVIDDMLARLKNTESIDMEKVYVFRNEKVEDLINTISSADVIVATRFHSIVLPLNMCKPVLGICYHRKSKELLNDVGFENSYVDINKFTAEELYMKFNATLENITYVKENLEYQKQRYSTLIEEQWEQVVHLIKS from the coding sequence ATGGATAAAGAAGAGAAGACTTACCGGGTTGGAGTATTCGGTCATTACGGTAATAATAATTTGGGTGATGAAGCTATTATTACGTCGGTAATTCAAAATATTAGGGAACGCTTCTGTAAAATTGAAGTAGTAGGTTTCTCTCTGAAACCCTGTAACACCCAGGATCGGCATAATATACAATCATTTCCCATTCGATTTGATAGCAGTAATTATTTTAAATCCGAAAAATCGGGAAATGTAAAACCTAAATCACCAAATAATTCAAATATATTTTCCAATTTACGAAGTCTAATAAAAAATATTCTACCTGAAAATATTAAAAAATCTCCGGTTATATTTGGATTTTTATATTTATTAGGAAATATCGGATCTGAAATTCGCTTTCTTAGAAATGCGAGAGAGCAGTTAAAAAACTTGGATGCACTCATCATTTGTGGTTCTCACCAGTGTGTAGATACGCGGGGAGGTCCTTGGGGGCATCCATACACATTATTTAAATGGATATTTCTAGCTAAATCAACAGATGCTAAAGTTCTTATTATGAGTATAGGTGGGGGGCCTATTTTGCATACTTTAAGTTTCTGGATGTTAAAAAAAGCTCTTATTCGTGCTAATTATTTATCCTATCGAGATGTCGGTTCCAAGAAATTAATAGAAGAATATATAAATGGCCCAGAAGGGCCGGTTTATCCGGATCTTGCTCATGGGCTAAAAACAAAGCCGGATGATACTTTGCGTTCAGATAAACAGAAAACAGTGGCAATCAATCTAATGCCGGTATATGATAGCCGCTACTATCCTATTAGCAATCCAGAGAAATATGGAAACTATCTTGACCAAATAGCTAAGTTTATAGATAAAGTAATCGAACAAGGATTTAGAGTTTATTTATATAACAATCATACATCCGACTTACTTGTAATTGATGACATGTTAGCGCGACTTAAGAATACTGAAAGTATAGATATGGAAAAGGTTTATGTTTTTCGTAATGAAAAGGTAGAAGATTTGATTAACACTATCTCATCGGCGGATGTAATTGTTGCTACACGTTTCCATTCAATAGTTCTCCCACTTAATATGTGTAAACCTGTTCTAGGTATTTGTTATCACAGAAAGTCAAAAGAGTTATTAAACGATGTTGGTTTTGAAAACAGTTATGTAGACATCAATAAATTCACAGCAGAAGAATTGTACATGAAGTTCAATGCAACTCTCGAGAATATTACTTATGTGAAGGAAAATTTAGAGTATCAGAAACAACGCTATAGTACTTTAATAGAGGAACAATGGGAACAGGTAGTTCATTTGATTAAAAGTTAA
- a CDS encoding NAD(P)H-dependent oxidoreductase translates to MILVDNALKRREAEGNPIRVGLIGAGFMGQGISNQIINSVPGMKLSGIFNRHIKKAYGAYEYAGRDRIIEASTVNEVNDAIRNDKPVVTEDAFVLAQSEYIDVLLDVTGSVEFGAKVTLEAFKNGKDVVLMNAELDATIGPILQVYAEKHNVILSACDGDEPGVQMNLVRWVEGLGLTPRVVGNIKGLQDPYRNPTTQQEWAERWGQNPAMVTSFADGSKISFEQSIVANATGFVTSSRGMSRGKKYEGDIMDIGSIYDIDQLREAGGIIDYVVGTPHTKVFCLAEHTDPKQQHYLKLYKIGDGPLYPFFVPYHLVHFEVPNSIARVSIFRDSIAKPLGGPVVEVCAVAKRDLKKGETLDDYGMYMTYGEAVNTDEMSRQRYLPEGLVEGCILKNDISKDQVLTYDDVELPENRIADTLRAEQYKHFRNEDWLEEYVNSSSVQNLISN, encoded by the coding sequence ATGATATTAGTTGATAATGCCCTGAAACGAAGAGAAGCTGAAGGAAATCCTATACGAGTAGGTCTGATAGGTGCGGGTTTTATGGGCCAGGGAATAAGTAACCAGATCATCAATAGTGTTCCCGGAATGAAATTGTCAGGCATTTTTAACCGCCATATTAAAAAAGCTTATGGAGCGTATGAATATGCAGGGCGAGACCGGATAATTGAAGCAAGTACTGTCAATGAAGTAAATGATGCTATTAGAAATGATAAGCCGGTAGTTACCGAAGACGCTTTTGTACTGGCACAATCAGAATATATTGATGTTCTGTTGGATGTAACAGGGTCTGTAGAATTCGGTGCAAAAGTCACTCTTGAGGCATTTAAGAATGGGAAAGATGTCGTATTGATGAATGCAGAACTGGATGCGACTATCGGCCCTATTTTACAGGTTTATGCTGAAAAGCATAACGTAATTTTATCGGCCTGTGACGGGGATGAACCGGGTGTTCAGATGAATTTAGTAAGATGGGTGGAGGGATTGGGACTCACTCCACGTGTAGTAGGAAATATAAAAGGACTTCAAGATCCATATAGAAACCCTACAACGCAACAGGAATGGGCTGAGAGGTGGGGTCAGAATCCTGCAATGGTAACCAGTTTTGCCGATGGATCTAAGATAAGTTTTGAACAGTCAATTGTTGCAAATGCTACCGGTTTCGTTACTTCTTCAAGAGGCATGTCTCGAGGTAAAAAATATGAGGGTGACATCATGGATATCGGTTCTATTTATGATATTGACCAATTAAGGGAAGCAGGTGGAATTATTGATTATGTGGTAGGTACCCCACATACAAAAGTATTTTGCCTGGCGGAGCATACCGATCCTAAGCAACAGCATTATCTTAAATTGTATAAAATAGGTGATGGTCCTTTATATCCATTTTTTGTTCCCTATCATTTGGTACATTTTGAAGTTCCTAATTCTATTGCCAGGGTGTCCATCTTTCGTGATTCCATTGCAAAACCTTTGGGAGGGCCTGTGGTTGAAGTATGTGCTGTTGCTAAGAGAGATCTGAAAAAAGGTGAGACTTTGGATGATTATGGAATGTATATGACCTATGGTGAAGCCGTGAATACAGATGAAATGAGCAGGCAACGCTATCTGCCTGAAGGCCTGGTGGAAGGGTGTATTTTGAAAAATGATATCTCGAAAGACCAGGTTTTAACCTATGATGATGTTGAACTTCCGGAAAATCGAATAGCTGATACATTACGAGCCGAGCAATATAAACATTTTAGAAACGAAGACTGGTTGGAAGAGTATGTCAATTCAAGTAGTGTTCAGAATCTTATTTCAAACTAA
- a CDS encoding NAD-dependent epimerase/dehydratase family protein: MKVLVTGTDGYIGSILGPYLIKNGYAVTGFDTGFYRSGWLFNNGERTYPAYINKDLRDIELSDLQGFEAVVHLAELSNDPLGKLNPEITFKINHKGSVRIAKLCKQAGIKRFIYASSCSVYGVGTEDYKTEDSTLNPQTAYAECKTKVENDVSELADDNFSPTFLRNATAYGASPRMRFDIVLNNLAGLAWTKGVIEMTSDGMPWRPLVHIKDISKAIRCVLESPRDIIHNQIFNVGDTDQNFRVKEIAEIVGEAFPGCRLTFGSKGGDNRSYRVSFDKINSRLPGFSCEYTAQKGAEELYSIFEKINMSANSFNGRPYTRLKQLKFLLESNQLDKDLYWA, from the coding sequence ATGAAAGTTTTGGTTACGGGGACAGACGGCTATATTGGATCTATATTGGGGCCTTACCTCATTAAAAATGGATATGCAGTAACCGGATTCGATACGGGATTTTACAGATCGGGCTGGTTGTTCAACAATGGTGAGAGAACCTATCCTGCTTATATCAACAAAGATCTAAGAGATATTGAATTAAGTGATTTACAGGGATTTGAAGCAGTGGTACACCTTGCAGAACTTTCCAATGATCCGCTAGGTAAGCTTAATCCGGAAATTACATTCAAAATAAATCACAAAGGAAGTGTACGAATTGCCAAACTTTGTAAACAGGCAGGTATAAAAAGATTTATTTATGCTTCGTCTTGTAGTGTTTATGGCGTTGGGACTGAGGATTATAAAACGGAAGATTCAACTTTAAACCCTCAAACAGCTTATGCAGAGTGTAAAACTAAAGTGGAAAATGATGTATCAGAATTAGCTGATGATAACTTCTCTCCCACCTTTCTAAGAAATGCTACGGCTTATGGTGCATCTCCCAGAATGAGATTTGATATTGTATTGAACAATCTGGCCGGGCTGGCTTGGACAAAAGGGGTAATTGAAATGACCAGTGACGGAATGCCATGGAGACCGCTTGTTCACATCAAGGATATAAGTAAAGCAATTAGATGTGTATTGGAATCACCTCGAGACATTATTCATAACCAGATATTTAATGTCGGTGATACCGATCAGAATTTTAGAGTAAAGGAGATTGCTGAAATCGTTGGAGAAGCATTTCCCGGTTGCAGATTAACATTTGGAAGCAAAGGGGGAGACAACAGAAGCTATCGTGTTTCATTTGATAAAATAAACAGCCGGTTGCCCGGCTTCTCCTGCGAATATACGGCACAAAAAGGAGCCGAAGAGCTTTATTCCATATTTGAAAAAATAAATATGAGTGCAAATTCATTTAATGGACGTCCTTACACTCGCCTAAAACAGTTGAAATTTCTTTTAGAGTCGAATCAGTTGGATAAAGATTTGTATTGGGCTTGA
- a CDS encoding class I SAM-dependent methyltransferase: MLKNILYKGIKKLYHLSITGLNKGPHVTRFYMYKYLVKFSESRPADQKVLSISHSENLARIIGFKDEQITDASYPEINILDLPFNDAEFDAVVSDQVLEHVEGNPQLAIDEMFRVLKPNGISVQATCLINPVHGAPKDFWRFTPEGLKHLTKHHGEVLDVGGWGNPYVWLFIFLGLRFEPIPNSQWHPAHWLATKNVKSWPISTWVINKKRITD; the protein is encoded by the coding sequence ATGTTAAAGAATATTCTTTATAAGGGGATAAAAAAACTTTACCACTTATCTATAACAGGATTAAACAAGGGGCCTCATGTCACACGTTTCTATATGTATAAATATTTAGTAAAATTCTCAGAATCCAGACCTGCTGATCAAAAGGTATTATCAATAAGTCATTCCGAAAATTTAGCGAGAATAATAGGATTTAAAGACGAACAAATCACTGATGCCTCTTATCCGGAAATAAATATTCTGGATCTGCCTTTTAATGACGCAGAGTTTGATGCTGTTGTATCTGACCAGGTACTGGAACACGTGGAAGGTAATCCGCAGCTAGCTATTGATGAAATGTTTAGAGTTTTAAAACCTAATGGTATTTCAGTTCAGGCTACCTGTTTAATTAATCCAGTTCATGGAGCCCCTAAAGATTTCTGGAGATTTACCCCTGAGGGCTTAAAGCATTTAACAAAACACCATGGAGAAGTATTAGATGTTGGCGGATGGGGAAACCCATACGTATGGCTATTCATATTTTTAGGTTTGCGTTTTGAACCTATACCTAATTCACAATGGCATCCTGCACATTGGCTCGCGACTAAAAATGTGAAAAGCTGGCCTATTTCAACATGGGTAATAAATAAAAAACGGATTACTGACTAG
- the rfbC gene encoding dTDP-4-dehydrorhamnose 3,5-epimerase, with protein MKFTETNLKGSYVIDIEKKGDNRGFFARAFCQNEFKKHGLSPTIVQGNIAFSKKKGTMRGMHFQYPPAAETKLVRCTRGKILDIIIDLRPESNTFLDHFSVELSEDNYRALYVPERYAHGYQVLEDNTETSYQVGEFYTPSTEGGLPFDDPQFNLSWPIEVTELSEKDSQWETFDKIKDELIQRMSI; from the coding sequence ATGAAATTTACTGAGACAAATTTAAAAGGCTCCTATGTAATCGATATTGAAAAAAAAGGAGATAACAGAGGCTTTTTTGCAAGAGCTTTCTGTCAAAATGAATTTAAAAAGCATGGATTAAGTCCTACCATAGTGCAAGGTAATATTGCCTTTAGCAAAAAAAAGGGAACAATGAGAGGTATGCACTTCCAGTATCCTCCCGCAGCAGAGACTAAGCTGGTAAGATGCACCAGAGGCAAAATTCTCGATATCATCATAGACCTAAGGCCGGAAAGCAATACCTTCTTGGATCATTTCTCAGTTGAACTTTCGGAAGATAACTACCGGGCTCTTTATGTACCAGAGCGTTATGCGCATGGATATCAGGTTCTGGAGGATAATACAGAAACCAGTTATCAGGTAGGTGAATTTTATACCCCAAGCACCGAAGGTGGGCTTCCATTTGACGATCCTCAATTCAATCTTTCATGGCCTATTGAGGTTACCGAGCTATCGGAGAAAGATAGCCAATGGGAAACATTTGATAAGATCAAAGATGAGTTAATTCAAAGAATGAGTATTTAA